In Brassica rapa cultivar Chiifu-401-42 chromosome A06, CAAS_Brap_v3.01, whole genome shotgun sequence, a single window of DNA contains:
- the LOC103873636 gene encoding brefeldin A-inhibited guanine nucleotide-exchange protein 5 isoform X3 gives MAAGGFVSRAFETMLKESGGKKFPDLQKAIQAYQDGSKVVTQAASSSIDERSQAEGEGAKTGGEADEPQKVPSGEVAEQASQSKSGTINISLANAGHTLGGAEVELVLKPLRLAFETKNLKIFDAALDCLHKLIAYDHLEGDPGLDGGKNSAPFTEILNMVCSCIDNSSPDSTVLQVLKVLLTAVASGKFKVHGEPLLGVIRVCYNIALNSKSPINQATSKAMLTQMISIVFRRMETDIVSSSSSVSQEEHVSGDSSSLKTEEIIAADQSEKEMTLGDALTQAKDTTLASVEELHTLVGGADIKGLEAALDKAVHLEDGKKIKRGIELESMSIGQRDALLVFRTLCKMGMKEDSDEVTTKTRILSLELLQGMLEGVSHSFTKNFHFIDSVKAYLSYALLRASVSQSSVIFQYASGIFSVLLLRFRDSLKGEIGIFFPIIVLRSLDNSECPNDQKMGVLRMLEKVCKDPQMLVDVYVNYDCDLEAPNLFERMVTTLSKIAQGTQSADPNPAMASQTASVKGSSLQCLVNVLKSLVDWEKIRKEAENSTRHVNEDSDSAREPIETKSREDVPSNFEKAKAHKSTMEAAISEFNRNSVKGIEYLIANKLVERNPASVAQFLRSTSTLKKVMIGDYLGQHEEFPLAVMHAYVDSMKFSEMKFHTAIREFLKGFRLPGEAQKIDRIMEKFAERYCADNPGLFKNADTAYVLAYAVIMLNTDAHNPMVWPKMSKSDFIRMNATTDPEDCAPTELLEEIYDSIVKEEIKLKDDDSSIRKINSQRPGGEGGLVSILNLGLPKRISAADAKSETEDIVRKTQEIFRKDGVKRGVFHTVEQVDIIRPMVEAVGWPLLAAFSVTMEVGDNKPRILLCMEGFKAGIHIAFVLGMDTMRYAFLTSLVRFTFLHAPKEMRSKNVEALRILLALCDSEPDTLQDTWNAVLECVSRLEFIVSTPGITATVMHGSNQISRDGVVQSLKELAGRPAEQVFVNSVKLPSESVVEFFTALCGVSAEELKQSPARVFSLQKLVEISYYNIARIRMVWARIWSVLAEHFVSAGSHHDEKIAMYAIDSLRQLGMKYLERAELTNFTFQNDILKPFVIIMRNTQSQTIRSLIVDCIVQMIKSKVGSIKSGWRSVFMIFTAAADDDVESIVEKSFENVEQVILEHFDQVIGDCFMDCVNCLIRFANNKASDRISLKAIALLRICEDRLAEGLIPGGVLKPVNTNEDETFDVTEHYWYPMLAGLSDLTSDFRPEVRNCALEVLFDLLNERGKKFSTPFWESIFHRILFPIFDHVSHAGKDGLVSSGDVQFRETSIHSLQLLCNLFNTFYKEVCFMLPPLLSLLLDCAKKSDQTVVSISLGALVHLIEVGGHQFSEGDWDMLLKSIRDASYTTQPLELLNDLGFDNPNKNLVVTGDIEADATDSPRVDHNPDENGKGSAQASPRVGIHGASQESGIQPKDDGSEGRPSSSGRSQKEGDDPIIQRSQTFGQRFMDNLFLRNLTSQPKSSAAEVSVPSSPHKQVDPAEPDNREEESPALGTIRGKCITQLLLLGAINSIQKKYWSNLKTAQKIAIMDILFSFIEFAASYNSYSNLRTRMIHISAERPPLNLLRQELEGTNIYMDVLHKTTTGLGDAASDTEDKLEGAAEGKLVSFCEQVLKETSDLQSSLGESTNMDVHRVLELRSPVIVKVLEGMCFMNNKIFRKHMREFYPLLTRLFRSDILASATSTAAHAVASP, from the exons ATGGCGGCGGGTGGATTTGTGAGCCGAGCGTTCGAGACGATGCTCAAGGAATCTGGGGGCAAGAAGTTTCCTGATCTCCAGAAAGCCATTCAAGCCTATCAAG ATGGTTCCAAGGTTGTTACACAGGCTGCATCCTCGAGCATAGATGAGAG ATCACAAGCTGAAGGTGAAGGTGCAAAAACTGGAGGAGAAGCAGATGAACCGCAAAAAGTCCCGAGTGGTGAAGTGGCCGAGCAGGCCAGCCAGTCAAAAAGCGGGACTATCAACATTTCCTTAGCAAATGCTGGACACACATTAGGGGGAGCTGAAGTGGAGCTTGTTCTGAAGCCTCTACGCCTTGCATTTGAGACAAAGAACTTGAAGATTTTTGATGCTGCTTTGGACTGTCTTCAT AAACTCATTGCCTACGATCATTTGGAGGGTGATCCGGGTTTGGATGGCGGGAAGAATTCTGCACCTTTCACCGAAATTCTAAACATGGTTTGCAGCTGTATTGATAATTCATCGCCAGATAG CACTGTACTTCAAGTGCTGAAGGTTCTTCTTACAGCTGTTGCTTCAGGAAAGTTCAAAG TACACGGGGAACCATTGCTGGGAGTTATTCGAGTTTGCTATAATATTGCTCTAAACAG CAAGAGCCCAATAAACCAAGCAACATCTAAAGCAATGTTGACTCAGATGATAAGCATTGTATTCCGGAGAATGGAGACTGACATT GTTTCCTCATCATCTTCAGTTTCTCAGGAAGAACATGTTTCAGGCGACAGTTCAAGCCTTAAAACTGAAGAAATTATTGCAGCTGACCAAAGTGAGAAAGAAATGACATTAGGCGATGCACTCACTCAAGCAAAAGACACAACTCTGGCTTCTGTTGAAGAGTTGCATACCCTTGTGGGCGGTGCTGATATTAAG GGTTTAGAAGCCGCCCTTGACAAAGCTGTGCATCTTGAAGATGGCAAGAAGATAAAACG GGGCATCGAGCTAGAGAGCATGAGTATTGGACAGCGTGATGCATTGCTAGTTTTCCGTACCCTTTGCAAG ATGGGCATGAAAGAAGATAGTGACGAAGTCACAACCAAGACCCGTATATTGTCTCTTGAACTTCTTCAG GGTATGCTAGAAGGAGTTAGTCATTCGTTTACGAAGAACTTTCACTTTATTGATTCGGTGAAAGCGTACCTCTCATATGCATTGTTACGAGCTTCAGTTTCCCAGTCTTCTGTCATATTTCAG TATGCATCTGGTATATTCTCCGTGCTTTTACTTCGGTTCAGAGATAGTTTAAAA GGTGAAATTGGTATCTTTTTCCCCATCATCGTCTTACGATCATTAGATAACTCAGAGTGTCCCAATGACCAAAAGATGGGTGTTCTTAG gATGCTTGAAAAAGTCTGTAAAGATCCTCAGATGCTTGTTGATGTCTATGTAAACTATGATTGTGATCTAGAGGCCCCGAACTTGTTTGAACGCATG gTAACAACACTCTCCAAAATTGCTCAAGGTACTCAAAGTGCTGATCCCAATCCTGCCATGGCTTCGCAGACAGCTTCAGTTAAAGGTTCATCCCTTCAG TGCCTGGTGAACGTTCTTAAATCACTTGTTGATTGGGAGAAAATAAGGAAAGAGGCAGAAAATAGTACAAGACATGTAAACGAGGACTCTGATTCTGCTAGGGAGCCAATTGAAACCAAAAGCAGGGAAGATGTGCCAAGCAACTTTGAGAAGGCTAAAGCTCATAAATCCACAATGGAGGCGGCTATCTCCGAG TTCAACAGGAATTCAGTGAAGGGTATAGAATACCTAATAGCAAACAAGTTGGTCGAAAGGAATCCTGCTTCAGTTGCTCAGTTTCTAAGAAGTACTTCGACTTTAAAGAAG GTCATGATTGGCGATTACCTGGGCCAACACGAGGAGTTTCCTCTTGCTGTTATGCATGCCTATGTTGATTCAATGAAATTTTCAGAAATGAAGTTTCATACAGCTATTCGTGAATTTCTCAAAGGTTTCAGACTTCCTGGAGAGGCTCAAAAAATTGATCGCATTATGGAAAAGTTTGCAGAGAG ATATTGCGCAGACAATCCGGGTCTTTTCAAGAATGCAGATACTGCCTATGTTCTAGCCTATGCAGTTATCATGTTAAATACAGATGCGCATAATCCAATGGTTTGGCCTAAAATGTCAAAATCTGATTTTATACGTATGAATGCTACAACTGATCCCGAAGATTGTGCTCCAACTGAACTTCTCGAagagatatatgattctattgtAAAAGAAGAGATAAAACTCAAAGATGATGACAGCAGCATAAGGAAAATCAACAGTCAAAGGCCAGGAGGAGAAGGTGGTCTTGTCAGTATTCTTAATCTGGGTTTGCCAAAACGAATATCAGCAGCCGATGCTAAGTCTGAGACTGAGGATATTGTTAGGAAAACACAGGAAATTTTCCGAAAGGATGGAGTGAAAAGAGGAGTCTTCCACACTGTAGAGCAAGTGGACATAATAAGGCCCATGGTTGAAGCTGTTGGCTGGCCTCTGCTTGCTGCTTTCTCCGTTACAATGGAAGTAGGTGATAACAAACCAAGAATTCTTCTCTGCATGGAAGGATTTAAAGCTGGCATACATATTGCTTTTGTTCTTGGAATGGATACAATGCGCTATGCCTTTCTAACATCGCTTGTCAG GTTCACGTTCTTGCATGCTCCGAAAGAAATGAGGAGCAAAAATGTTGAAGCATTGAGGATATTACTGGCTCTGTGTGACTCAGAACCTGATACCCTTCAAGATACCTGGAATGCAGTTCTAGAATGTGTTTCTCGGCTTGAATTCATTGTTTCTACTCCTGGGATTACTGCAACAGTAATGCACGGATCAAACCAGATATCCAGGGATGGGGTTGTTCAATCATTGAAGGAATTAGCGGGAAGACCGGCTGAACAAGTTTTTGTAAACAGTGTGAAGCTGCCCAGCGAATCTGTTGTGGAATTCTTTACTGCTTTATGTGGTGTTTCAGCGGAAGAACTGAAACAGTCTCCTGCCCGGGTTTTCAGCTTGCAGAAACTCGTTGAGATCAGTTACTACAATATAGCTCGTATTCGAATG GTCTGGGCAAGAATATGGTCTGTCCTTGCAGAACATTTCGTATCTGCTGGTAGCCATCATGATGAAAAGATTGCAATGTATGCCATAGATTCTCTTAGACAGCTCGGGATGAAGTATTTGGAGCGTGCTGAGCTCACCAATTTTACCTTTCAAAATGATATTCTCAAACCGTTCGTTATTATCATGCGGAATACTCAAAGTCAGACCATAAGAAGCCTAATTGTTGACTGCATCGTTCAG ATGATCAAATCTAAAGTTGGAAGTATAAAATCGGGTTGGAGGAGTGTTTTTATGATATTTACAGCAGCTGCAGATGACGATGTTGAATCCATAGTTGAAAAATCATTTGAGAATGTGGAGCAAG TTATTCTGGAACACTTTGACCAGGTGATCGGTGACTGCTTCATGGATTGCGTCAACTGTCTCATCCGGTTTGCCAATAACAAAGCTTCAGACAGGATAAGCCTGAAAGCTATTGCCCTTCTCAGAATATGCGAGGATCGGCTTGCAGAG GGACTTATACCGGGTGGTGTTCTCAAGCCTGTCAATACCAATGAGGATGAAACTTTTGATGTGACAGAGCATTACTGGTATCCGATGCTTGCTGGTTTATCTGATCTCACGTCAGATTTTAGACCTGAAGTTAGAAACTGCGCTCTGGAGGTGTTGTTTGATTTGCTGAATGAAAGAGGCAAAAAGTTCTCCACGCCTTTCTGGGAGAGCATCTTCCATCGCATCTTGTTTCCAATTTTTGATCATGTGAGTCATGCTGGAAAGGACGGCTTAGTATCGTCGGGGGATGTTCAATTTCGTGAAACAAGCATTCATTCCCTTCAGCTTCTCTGTAATCTCTTTAATACATTCTACAAG GAAGTTTGTTTTATGCTGCCTCCACTTTTAAGCTTGCTCCTAGACTGTGCGAAGAAATCAGATCAGACAGTTGTTTCAATTTCATTAGGAGCACTGGTTCACCTTATAGAGGTTGGAGGTCACCAATTTAGTGAGGGCGACTGGGATATGCTCTTGAAAAGCATAAG AGATGCATCATACACAACTCAACCGCTGGAGCTATTAAATGATTTGGGTTTTGACAATCCGAATAAGAACCTGGTTGTGACTGGAGATATAGAGGCTGATGCCACTGATTCTCCCCGAGTTGATCATAATCCGGATGAGAATGGGAAAGGCTCCGCCCAGGCATCTCCAAGGGTTGGCATTCATGGAGCTTCTCAAGAATCTGGGATACAGCCCAAGGATGATGGTTCTGAAG GTCGTCCATCGTCATCTGGAAGGTCACAAAAGGAAGGGGATGATCCGATTATCCAGCGGAGTCAGACTTTTGGCCAAAGATTTATGGACAATCTCTTTCTCAGGAATCTCACATCTCAACCAAAGAGCTCTGCTGCAGAGGTGTCTGTACCCTCTTCTCCACATAAG CAGGTGGATCCTGCAGAGCCAGAcaacagagaagaagagagcCCAGCTCTTGGAACTATTAGAGGCAAATGCATCACACAATTACTACTACTTGGTGCTATCAACAGTATCCAG AAAAAATACTGGAGTAATTTGAAAACAGCACAGAAGATTGCGATCATGGACATCTTATTCTCTTTCATAGAATTCGCTGCTTCCTACAATTCATATTCTAACCTTAGAACACGAATGATTCACATTTCCGCGGAAAG GCCACCTCTAAACCTTCTCCGACAAGAGCTGGAAGGAACCAACATATATATGGATGTCTTACATAAGACTACAACTGGGCTTGGGGATGCTGCATCCGACACGGAAGATAAACTCGAAGGTGCAGCTGAAGGAAAGCTGGTGTCGTTCTGTGAACAGGTGCTGAAAGAAACATCTGATCTCCAGTCCTCTTTGGGGGAGTCTACGAACATGGATGTTCACCGGGTACTTGAGCTACGTTCTCCCGTGATTGTCAAg GTTCTGGAAGGAATGTGCTTCATGAACAACAAAATATTCAGGAAACACATGAGAGAGTTCTACCCTCTGCTCACGAGGCTT TTCAGAT
- the LOC103873636 gene encoding brefeldin A-inhibited guanine nucleotide-exchange protein 5 isoform X4: protein MAAGGFVSRAFETMLKESGGKKFPDLQKAIQAYQDGSKVVTQAASSSIDERSQAEGEGAKTGGEADEPQKVPSGEVAEQASQSKSGTINISLANAGHTLGGAEVELVLKPLRLAFETKNLKIFDAALDCLHKLIAYDHLEGDPGLDGGKNSAPFTEILNMVCSCIDNSSPDSTVLQVLKVLLTAVASGKFKVHGEPLLGVIRVCYNIALNSKSPINQATSKAMLTQMISIVFRRMETDIVSSSSSVSQEEHVSGDSSSLKTEEIIAADQSEKEMTLGDALTQAKDTTLASVEELHTLVGGADIKGLEAALDKAVHLEDGKKIKRGIELESMSIGQRDALLVFRTLCKMGMKEDSDEVTTKTRILSLELLQGMLEGVSHSFTKNFHFIDSVKAYLSYALLRASVSQSSVIFQYASGIFSVLLLRFRDSLKGEIGIFFPIIVLRSLDNSECPNDQKMGVLRMLEKVCKDPQMLVDVYVNYDCDLEAPNLFERMVTTLSKIAQGTQSADPNPAMASQTASVKGSSLQCLVNVLKSLVDWEKIRKEAENSTRHVNEDSDSAREPIETKSREDVPSNFEKAKAHKSTMEAAISEFNRNSVKGIEYLIANKLVERNPASVAQFLRSTSTLKKVMIGDYLGQHEEFPLAVMHAYVDSMKFSEMKFHTAIREFLKGFRLPGEAQKIDRIMEKFAERYCADNPGLFKNADTAYVLAYAVIMLNTDAHNPMVWPKMSKSDFIRMNATTDPEDCAPTELLEEIYDSIVKEEIKLKDDDSSIRKINSQRPGGEGGLVSILNLGLPKRISAADAKSETEDIVRKTQEIFRKDGVKRGVFHTVEQVDIIRPMVEAVGWPLLAAFSVTMEVGDNKPRILLCMEGFKAGIHIAFVLGMDTMRYAFLTSLVRFTFLHAPKEMRSKNVEALRILLALCDSEPDTLQDTWNAVLECVSRLEFIVSTPGITATVMHGSNQISRDGVVQSLKELAGRPAEQVFVNSVKLPSESVVEFFTALCGVSAEELKQSPARVFSLQKLVEISYYNIARIRMVWARIWSVLAEHFVSAGSHHDEKIAMYAIDSLRQLGMKYLERAELTNFTFQNDILKPFVIIMRNTQSQTIRSLIVDCIVQMIKSKVGSIKSGWRSVFMIFTAAADDDVESIVEKSFENVEQVILEHFDQVIGDCFMDCVNCLIRFANNKASDRISLKAIALLRICEDRLAEGLIPGGVLKPVNTNEDETFDVTEHYWYPMLAGLSDLTSDFRPEVRNCALEVLFDLLNERGKKFSTPFWESIFHRILFPIFDHVSHAGKDGLVSSGDVQFRETSIHSLQLLCNLFNTFYKEVCFMLPPLLSLLLDCAKKSDQTVVSISLGALVHLIEVGGHQFSEGDWDMLLKSIRDASYTTQPLELLNDLGFDNPNKNLVVTGDIEADATDSPRVDHNPDENGKGSAQASPRVGIHGASQESGIQPKDDGSEGRPSSSGRSQKEGDDPIIQRSQTFGQRFMDNLFLRNLTSQPKSSAAEVSVPSSPHKQVDPAEPDNREEESPALGTIRGKCITQLLLLGAINSIQKKYWSNLKTAQKIAIMDILFSFIEFAASYNSYSNLRTRMIHISAERPPLNLLRQELEGTNIYMDVLHKTTTGLGDAASDTEDKLEGAAEGKLVSFCEQVLKETSDLQSSLGESTNMDVHRVLELRSPVIVKVLEGMCFMNNKIFRKHMREFYPLLTRLFRSIHGT, encoded by the exons ATGGCGGCGGGTGGATTTGTGAGCCGAGCGTTCGAGACGATGCTCAAGGAATCTGGGGGCAAGAAGTTTCCTGATCTCCAGAAAGCCATTCAAGCCTATCAAG ATGGTTCCAAGGTTGTTACACAGGCTGCATCCTCGAGCATAGATGAGAG ATCACAAGCTGAAGGTGAAGGTGCAAAAACTGGAGGAGAAGCAGATGAACCGCAAAAAGTCCCGAGTGGTGAAGTGGCCGAGCAGGCCAGCCAGTCAAAAAGCGGGACTATCAACATTTCCTTAGCAAATGCTGGACACACATTAGGGGGAGCTGAAGTGGAGCTTGTTCTGAAGCCTCTACGCCTTGCATTTGAGACAAAGAACTTGAAGATTTTTGATGCTGCTTTGGACTGTCTTCAT AAACTCATTGCCTACGATCATTTGGAGGGTGATCCGGGTTTGGATGGCGGGAAGAATTCTGCACCTTTCACCGAAATTCTAAACATGGTTTGCAGCTGTATTGATAATTCATCGCCAGATAG CACTGTACTTCAAGTGCTGAAGGTTCTTCTTACAGCTGTTGCTTCAGGAAAGTTCAAAG TACACGGGGAACCATTGCTGGGAGTTATTCGAGTTTGCTATAATATTGCTCTAAACAG CAAGAGCCCAATAAACCAAGCAACATCTAAAGCAATGTTGACTCAGATGATAAGCATTGTATTCCGGAGAATGGAGACTGACATT GTTTCCTCATCATCTTCAGTTTCTCAGGAAGAACATGTTTCAGGCGACAGTTCAAGCCTTAAAACTGAAGAAATTATTGCAGCTGACCAAAGTGAGAAAGAAATGACATTAGGCGATGCACTCACTCAAGCAAAAGACACAACTCTGGCTTCTGTTGAAGAGTTGCATACCCTTGTGGGCGGTGCTGATATTAAG GGTTTAGAAGCCGCCCTTGACAAAGCTGTGCATCTTGAAGATGGCAAGAAGATAAAACG GGGCATCGAGCTAGAGAGCATGAGTATTGGACAGCGTGATGCATTGCTAGTTTTCCGTACCCTTTGCAAG ATGGGCATGAAAGAAGATAGTGACGAAGTCACAACCAAGACCCGTATATTGTCTCTTGAACTTCTTCAG GGTATGCTAGAAGGAGTTAGTCATTCGTTTACGAAGAACTTTCACTTTATTGATTCGGTGAAAGCGTACCTCTCATATGCATTGTTACGAGCTTCAGTTTCCCAGTCTTCTGTCATATTTCAG TATGCATCTGGTATATTCTCCGTGCTTTTACTTCGGTTCAGAGATAGTTTAAAA GGTGAAATTGGTATCTTTTTCCCCATCATCGTCTTACGATCATTAGATAACTCAGAGTGTCCCAATGACCAAAAGATGGGTGTTCTTAG gATGCTTGAAAAAGTCTGTAAAGATCCTCAGATGCTTGTTGATGTCTATGTAAACTATGATTGTGATCTAGAGGCCCCGAACTTGTTTGAACGCATG gTAACAACACTCTCCAAAATTGCTCAAGGTACTCAAAGTGCTGATCCCAATCCTGCCATGGCTTCGCAGACAGCTTCAGTTAAAGGTTCATCCCTTCAG TGCCTGGTGAACGTTCTTAAATCACTTGTTGATTGGGAGAAAATAAGGAAAGAGGCAGAAAATAGTACAAGACATGTAAACGAGGACTCTGATTCTGCTAGGGAGCCAATTGAAACCAAAAGCAGGGAAGATGTGCCAAGCAACTTTGAGAAGGCTAAAGCTCATAAATCCACAATGGAGGCGGCTATCTCCGAG TTCAACAGGAATTCAGTGAAGGGTATAGAATACCTAATAGCAAACAAGTTGGTCGAAAGGAATCCTGCTTCAGTTGCTCAGTTTCTAAGAAGTACTTCGACTTTAAAGAAG GTCATGATTGGCGATTACCTGGGCCAACACGAGGAGTTTCCTCTTGCTGTTATGCATGCCTATGTTGATTCAATGAAATTTTCAGAAATGAAGTTTCATACAGCTATTCGTGAATTTCTCAAAGGTTTCAGACTTCCTGGAGAGGCTCAAAAAATTGATCGCATTATGGAAAAGTTTGCAGAGAG ATATTGCGCAGACAATCCGGGTCTTTTCAAGAATGCAGATACTGCCTATGTTCTAGCCTATGCAGTTATCATGTTAAATACAGATGCGCATAATCCAATGGTTTGGCCTAAAATGTCAAAATCTGATTTTATACGTATGAATGCTACAACTGATCCCGAAGATTGTGCTCCAACTGAACTTCTCGAagagatatatgattctattgtAAAAGAAGAGATAAAACTCAAAGATGATGACAGCAGCATAAGGAAAATCAACAGTCAAAGGCCAGGAGGAGAAGGTGGTCTTGTCAGTATTCTTAATCTGGGTTTGCCAAAACGAATATCAGCAGCCGATGCTAAGTCTGAGACTGAGGATATTGTTAGGAAAACACAGGAAATTTTCCGAAAGGATGGAGTGAAAAGAGGAGTCTTCCACACTGTAGAGCAAGTGGACATAATAAGGCCCATGGTTGAAGCTGTTGGCTGGCCTCTGCTTGCTGCTTTCTCCGTTACAATGGAAGTAGGTGATAACAAACCAAGAATTCTTCTCTGCATGGAAGGATTTAAAGCTGGCATACATATTGCTTTTGTTCTTGGAATGGATACAATGCGCTATGCCTTTCTAACATCGCTTGTCAG GTTCACGTTCTTGCATGCTCCGAAAGAAATGAGGAGCAAAAATGTTGAAGCATTGAGGATATTACTGGCTCTGTGTGACTCAGAACCTGATACCCTTCAAGATACCTGGAATGCAGTTCTAGAATGTGTTTCTCGGCTTGAATTCATTGTTTCTACTCCTGGGATTACTGCAACAGTAATGCACGGATCAAACCAGATATCCAGGGATGGGGTTGTTCAATCATTGAAGGAATTAGCGGGAAGACCGGCTGAACAAGTTTTTGTAAACAGTGTGAAGCTGCCCAGCGAATCTGTTGTGGAATTCTTTACTGCTTTATGTGGTGTTTCAGCGGAAGAACTGAAACAGTCTCCTGCCCGGGTTTTCAGCTTGCAGAAACTCGTTGAGATCAGTTACTACAATATAGCTCGTATTCGAATG GTCTGGGCAAGAATATGGTCTGTCCTTGCAGAACATTTCGTATCTGCTGGTAGCCATCATGATGAAAAGATTGCAATGTATGCCATAGATTCTCTTAGACAGCTCGGGATGAAGTATTTGGAGCGTGCTGAGCTCACCAATTTTACCTTTCAAAATGATATTCTCAAACCGTTCGTTATTATCATGCGGAATACTCAAAGTCAGACCATAAGAAGCCTAATTGTTGACTGCATCGTTCAG ATGATCAAATCTAAAGTTGGAAGTATAAAATCGGGTTGGAGGAGTGTTTTTATGATATTTACAGCAGCTGCAGATGACGATGTTGAATCCATAGTTGAAAAATCATTTGAGAATGTGGAGCAAG TTATTCTGGAACACTTTGACCAGGTGATCGGTGACTGCTTCATGGATTGCGTCAACTGTCTCATCCGGTTTGCCAATAACAAAGCTTCAGACAGGATAAGCCTGAAAGCTATTGCCCTTCTCAGAATATGCGAGGATCGGCTTGCAGAG GGACTTATACCGGGTGGTGTTCTCAAGCCTGTCAATACCAATGAGGATGAAACTTTTGATGTGACAGAGCATTACTGGTATCCGATGCTTGCTGGTTTATCTGATCTCACGTCAGATTTTAGACCTGAAGTTAGAAACTGCGCTCTGGAGGTGTTGTTTGATTTGCTGAATGAAAGAGGCAAAAAGTTCTCCACGCCTTTCTGGGAGAGCATCTTCCATCGCATCTTGTTTCCAATTTTTGATCATGTGAGTCATGCTGGAAAGGACGGCTTAGTATCGTCGGGGGATGTTCAATTTCGTGAAACAAGCATTCATTCCCTTCAGCTTCTCTGTAATCTCTTTAATACATTCTACAAG GAAGTTTGTTTTATGCTGCCTCCACTTTTAAGCTTGCTCCTAGACTGTGCGAAGAAATCAGATCAGACAGTTGTTTCAATTTCATTAGGAGCACTGGTTCACCTTATAGAGGTTGGAGGTCACCAATTTAGTGAGGGCGACTGGGATATGCTCTTGAAAAGCATAAG AGATGCATCATACACAACTCAACCGCTGGAGCTATTAAATGATTTGGGTTTTGACAATCCGAATAAGAACCTGGTTGTGACTGGAGATATAGAGGCTGATGCCACTGATTCTCCCCGAGTTGATCATAATCCGGATGAGAATGGGAAAGGCTCCGCCCAGGCATCTCCAAGGGTTGGCATTCATGGAGCTTCTCAAGAATCTGGGATACAGCCCAAGGATGATGGTTCTGAAG GTCGTCCATCGTCATCTGGAAGGTCACAAAAGGAAGGGGATGATCCGATTATCCAGCGGAGTCAGACTTTTGGCCAAAGATTTATGGACAATCTCTTTCTCAGGAATCTCACATCTCAACCAAAGAGCTCTGCTGCAGAGGTGTCTGTACCCTCTTCTCCACATAAG CAGGTGGATCCTGCAGAGCCAGAcaacagagaagaagagagcCCAGCTCTTGGAACTATTAGAGGCAAATGCATCACACAATTACTACTACTTGGTGCTATCAACAGTATCCAG AAAAAATACTGGAGTAATTTGAAAACAGCACAGAAGATTGCGATCATGGACATCTTATTCTCTTTCATAGAATTCGCTGCTTCCTACAATTCATATTCTAACCTTAGAACACGAATGATTCACATTTCCGCGGAAAG GCCACCTCTAAACCTTCTCCGACAAGAGCTGGAAGGAACCAACATATATATGGATGTCTTACATAAGACTACAACTGGGCTTGGGGATGCTGCATCCGACACGGAAGATAAACTCGAAGGTGCAGCTGAAGGAAAGCTGGTGTCGTTCTGTGAACAGGTGCTGAAAGAAACATCTGATCTCCAGTCCTCTTTGGGGGAGTCTACGAACATGGATGTTCACCGGGTACTTGAGCTACGTTCTCCCGTGATTGTCAAg GTTCTGGAAGGAATGTGCTTCATGAACAACAAAATATTCAGGAAACACATGAGAGAGTTCTACCCTCTGCTCACGAGGCTT TTCAGAT